The following are encoded in a window of Mycobacterium decipiens genomic DNA:
- a CDS encoding PCC domain-containing protein, with translation MVFDHGEDFFTALAAFCESVNVRQAYIPSFIAGFSEVDLVGTCDKLESPDAPVWSRVHLTNVEAFGGGTVAYDPDSHQVQPHIHVAVGRKEHAASGHSSHLLGAKVQFLTEMLVIEVIAPTMWRRPAAELFDVPLLRFDTG, from the coding sequence GTGGTATTCGACCACGGCGAGGACTTTTTCACCGCTCTGGCCGCATTCTGCGAAAGCGTCAATGTTCGCCAGGCCTATATTCCGTCCTTCATCGCCGGATTCAGCGAAGTCGATCTCGTTGGCACCTGCGACAAACTGGAAAGCCCGGATGCCCCGGTGTGGAGCAGAGTGCACCTGACAAACGTTGAAGCGTTCGGTGGTGGAACCGTGGCCTACGACCCTGACAGCCACCAAGTACAACCACACATCCACGTCGCAGTCGGCCGCAAGGAGCACGCCGCCAGCGGACACAGCAGCCATCTGCTCGGCGCCAAGGTCCAGTTCCTCACGGAGATGCTCGTCATCGAGGTCATCGCTCCCACGATGTGGCGACGACCCGCCGCGGAGCTCTTCGACGTTCCGCTGCTTCGCTTCGATACAGGGTGA
- a CDS encoding helix-turn-helix domain-containing protein yields the protein MRDALATWHMGRVILAYRCHPHHGRVLPQELVSSWLGLTQAQLSRIEKGPAPERLSKLVHFAQVLGIPGELLWFKLPDHHNSRYGDASTAAMPNLERLLRCVSNVEHIVGSASITVVTGRDDGRILVDLPNAESRSQLLNGFGRGLMVVEVRQPDGEYKHYGLDRRKVTARISASIEEAPLVIPRAFEIDDFTLGLLWAVGNLDDPLLDDDAALTTADAQVGAYLKRPSSFAGSELASDLSPVSRMWLGSAFCARHITRHIHALETPKFWTREQRGEEACAWLLFEHKYRYLERIKALTDDDHARIFCVPSLAVSSSPRFKRTLLLLAIALNESFGIRVDISTEAEYTTLPGFVLDPHGRAIVANWVRSESIWKVDTTDNRATVREFRDVVAYVCENSITARADPLTRMRIAAHYLDIDWEWFAQRCSELSEYGAAGLAQPRSRLLSLIGVDRACGFVADLTKAAR from the coding sequence ATGCGTGACGCTCTGGCAACCTGGCACATGGGGCGGGTGATACTTGCCTACCGCTGCCACCCACATCACGGGCGAGTGCTGCCACAGGAACTCGTCAGCTCGTGGCTTGGCCTCACCCAAGCACAGCTCAGCCGGATCGAAAAGGGTCCGGCGCCAGAGCGACTGAGCAAGCTCGTCCACTTCGCTCAGGTGCTCGGGATTCCCGGCGAGCTGCTGTGGTTCAAGCTGCCGGACCACCATAATTCGCGATACGGCGACGCCTCGACCGCCGCAATGCCCAATCTGGAGAGGCTATTGCGCTGCGTCAGTAACGTGGAGCATATTGTCGGCTCAGCTTCGATCACCGTTGTCACCGGGCGGGACGATGGTCGAATTCTCGTGGACCTACCCAATGCGGAGAGCCGCAGCCAGCTCTTGAACGGATTCGGCCGTGGCCTGATGGTCGTCGAGGTTCGCCAACCCGATGGGGAATACAAGCACTACGGGCTCGATCGCCGCAAAGTCACGGCACGGATATCCGCTTCGATCGAGGAGGCCCCGCTGGTAATCCCAAGGGCGTTCGAGATTGATGACTTCACATTGGGGCTGTTGTGGGCGGTTGGGAATCTTGACGACCCGCTGCTCGATGACGATGCGGCGTTGACAACGGCTGACGCACAGGTCGGCGCGTACCTCAAGCGCCCTTCGTCGTTTGCGGGTAGTGAGCTCGCAAGCGACCTATCGCCGGTGTCGCGAATGTGGCTGGGCTCGGCCTTCTGCGCCCGTCACATCACCCGCCACATCCACGCGCTCGAAACGCCAAAATTCTGGACCCGAGAGCAGCGCGGCGAGGAGGCCTGTGCGTGGCTGCTGTTCGAGCACAAGTACCGCTATCTGGAACGCATCAAGGCTTTGACCGACGACGATCATGCACGCATATTCTGCGTCCCATCCCTAGCGGTGTCGTCCTCGCCACGCTTTAAGCGGACCCTGCTATTGCTCGCGATAGCCTTGAACGAATCCTTCGGCATCCGAGTAGATATATCCACCGAAGCGGAATACACCACGCTACCGGGATTCGTGCTCGATCCGCACGGACGTGCAATAGTTGCGAACTGGGTTCGCTCGGAATCAATTTGGAAGGTCGACACAACCGACAACCGGGCCACGGTGCGCGAGTTCCGCGACGTAGTTGCATACGTTTGCGAGAATTCGATCACGGCAAGAGCGGATCCGCTGACTCGGATGCGGATAGCGGCACATTACCTGGACATCGATTGGGAATGGTTCGCCCAACGCTGTTCCGAACTATCCGAGTACGGGGCGGCGGGCCTGGCCCAGCCGCGTAGCCGACTGCTATCGCTGATCGGCGTGGATCGTGCGTGCGGCTTCGTCGCCGACCTCACCAAGGCGGCCCGATAG
- a CDS encoding asparaginase: MSSPSNTPCVAVLGLGGTVAMTDPTGANGVTPALTVNQLVAAVPGLADTGIHIVAEDFGTVPGACLTFGDIGALAAAVRDRFVDVDGVVVTQGTDTVEETAYLLGLIHQTCQPVVFTGAMRNSGLAGPDGPANLLAAIQVAANPAFRGFGSLVVMADEIHAAARVRKTHTTSIGAFESPNGGPIGFVIEGKPVVVSGPPARFVVPTTNLVGPRIGVLTLTLDDDGTLVKACEGCDGMVVAAFGAGHVPARLVPMLATLARSRPVVLASRAGAGSVLARTYGFAGSEQDLRSCGLIGAGFLDALKARVLLHALLAADADATSIRAAFAAAGGEADPETWPWPKVSDCRQPTYA; encoded by the coding sequence GTGTCGAGCCCGTCAAATACACCCTGCGTCGCCGTACTCGGTCTTGGCGGTACCGTCGCCATGACCGATCCGACCGGAGCGAACGGGGTCACACCCGCACTGACCGTCAACCAACTCGTTGCAGCGGTGCCAGGACTCGCCGACACGGGCATACACATAGTCGCCGAGGACTTCGGCACGGTTCCCGGAGCCTGTCTTACGTTCGGTGATATCGGCGCGTTGGCTGCTGCAGTCCGAGACCGATTCGTCGATGTCGATGGCGTGGTGGTTACCCAGGGCACCGACACGGTCGAGGAAACCGCGTATCTTCTCGGCCTCATTCATCAGACATGCCAACCTGTCGTGTTCACCGGGGCGATGAGGAACTCCGGTCTAGCCGGACCCGATGGACCCGCCAACCTTCTCGCGGCGATCCAAGTAGCCGCGAATCCCGCTTTTCGGGGGTTCGGTTCGCTGGTGGTGATGGCCGACGAAATCCATGCCGCAGCCCGGGTACGCAAGACCCATACCACCAGCATCGGTGCATTTGAATCGCCGAACGGTGGCCCCATCGGCTTCGTTATCGAGGGCAAGCCCGTAGTTGTTAGCGGTCCCCCGGCACGTTTCGTGGTGCCGACAACGAATCTCGTCGGTCCTCGGATCGGCGTGCTGACGCTCACGCTCGACGACGACGGCACCCTGGTTAAGGCCTGCGAGGGCTGCGACGGAATGGTCGTCGCCGCGTTTGGAGCCGGGCATGTTCCGGCTCGGCTCGTGCCGATGCTGGCAACACTGGCCAGGTCGAGGCCGGTCGTGCTTGCCTCCCGTGCCGGTGCCGGATCGGTACTGGCACGCACATACGGTTTTGCTGGCTCTGAGCAAGATCTTCGTAGCTGCGGTTTGATTGGCGCCGGATTCCTCGACGCGCTCAAAGCTCGCGTGTTACTGCACGCGCTACTGGCCGCCGATGCGGATGCCACCAGCATCCGGGCCGCTTTCGCTGCCGCAGGCGGCGAAGCCGATCCCGAAACATGGCCCTGGCCAAAGGTTTCCGATTGTAGGCAGCCAACATATGCGTAG
- a CDS encoding pyridoxal phosphate-dependent aminotransferase, translating to MTARLRPELAGLPVYVPGKTVPGAIKLASNETVFGPLPSVRAAIDRATDTINRYPDNGCVRLKAALARHLGSGFAPEHVAVGCGSVSLCQQLVQITASVGDEVVFGWRSFELYPPQVQVAGATAIQVPLTDQTHDLYAMLAAVTDRTRLIIVCNPNNPTSTVVDPDALTRFVEAVPAHILIAIDEAYVEYIRDGMLPDSLGLVRTHSNVVVLRTFSKAYGLAGLRIGYAIGHPDVITALDKVYVPFTASSIAQAAAIASLDAADELLARTDAVVAERARVSAELRAAGFTLPPSQANFIWLSLGPHTADFVAQAADARIVIRPYGTDGVRVTIAAPDENDVFLRFARGWKTP from the coding sequence GTGACCGCCCGCCTGCGACCCGAGTTGGCTGGGCTGCCCGTTTACGTTCCTGGCAAAACGGTGCCGGGCGCGATCAAGCTGGCCAGCAACGAAACGGTGTTCGGCCCGCTGCCCAGCGTCCGCGCCGCCATCGACCGGGCCACCGACACGATCAACCGCTACCCCGACAACGGCTGTGTGCGGCTCAAGGCCGCGCTGGCCAGACATCTCGGCTCAGGCTTCGCTCCCGAGCACGTCGCCGTCGGCTGCGGTTCGGTCAGCCTGTGCCAGCAACTTGTTCAGATCACCGCCTCGGTGGGCGACGAAGTGGTCTTCGGCTGGCGCAGCTTTGAGCTCTATCCACCCCAGGTGCAGGTCGCCGGCGCCACCGCAATCCAGGTGCCGTTGACCGACCAAACGCACGACCTTTACGCCATGCTCGCCGCGGTCACCGACCGCACCCGGCTGATTATCGTCTGCAACCCCAACAACCCGACCTCCACCGTCGTCGACCCGGACGCGCTGACCCGATTCGTCGAGGCGGTTCCCGCGCACATCTTGATCGCCATCGACGAGGCGTATGTGGAGTACATCCGCGACGGCATGCTGCCCGACAGCCTGGGCCTGGTTCGCACCCACAGCAATGTCGTTGTGCTGCGGACCTTTTCGAAGGCATACGGCCTGGCGGGTTTGCGGATCGGGTACGCGATCGGCCACCCCGACGTGATCACCGCCCTGGACAAGGTCTACGTACCGTTCACCGCGTCGAGCATCGCGCAGGCTGCGGCCATCGCGTCGTTGGACGCCGCCGACGAGCTGCTGGCGCGCACCGACGCCGTGGTCGCCGAGCGCGCCCGGGTCAGCGCCGAGTTGCGGGCCGCCGGGTTCACGCTGCCGCCGTCGCAGGCCAACTTCATCTGGCTATCGCTGGGGCCCCACACCGCAGACTTCGTGGCGCAGGCCGCCGACGCGCGCATCGTGATCCGCCCGTACGGCACGGATGGCGTGCGGGTCACCATAGCCGCCCCGGATGAGAACGACGTGTTCCTGCGGTTCGCGCGCGGCTGGAAGACGCCTTAG
- a CDS encoding MFS transporter — translation MKRVALASLVGSAIEFYDFFLYGTAAALVFPTVFFANLGPTMATIASLATFAAAFFSRPLGAAVFGHFGDRLGRKATLVATLLIMGLSTVAVGLLPGVATIGVAAPLILLTLRLLQGLALGGEWAGSALLVAEHAPGDKRGQYGMFTPLGAGVGLVVANLVMLAVNFAIGETSPAFMSWGWRVPFLFSAVLVLVALYVRLNITETPVFALHKLNQQADTTAPSAPIAALLRAQPRQVVLAAGCVTGLFTLSFMAGTYLMNYARTQLGYSRDLILFVGVFGGLSMIALVVPAAVWSDRFGRRRVMLCGFVVGVPWAFAMMPLMDTGDSVLFAVAITVTYGIVGVVNGPLASFIPETFATRYRFTGAGLTFNAGGIVGGAAPPIVAGALATTVGGWAIGLMMAILILTSLGCTVLLPETRGSALMDGQALMTP, via the coding sequence GTGAAACGTGTGGCCTTGGCAAGCCTGGTTGGTTCCGCCATCGAGTTCTACGACTTCTTCCTATACGGCACCGCAGCCGCTTTGGTGTTCCCCACCGTGTTCTTTGCCAACTTAGGGCCGACAATGGCGACAATCGCGTCGCTGGCGACGTTTGCTGCCGCCTTCTTCTCCCGACCGCTGGGAGCCGCGGTTTTCGGGCACTTCGGCGATCGCCTGGGCAGGAAAGCAACTCTGGTCGCAACGTTGTTGATCATGGGTCTGTCCACGGTGGCGGTGGGTTTGCTCCCCGGCGTGGCCACCATCGGTGTAGCCGCGCCATTGATCTTGCTCACGCTGCGGCTACTGCAGGGATTGGCGCTTGGGGGCGAATGGGCTGGGTCGGCGCTGCTGGTTGCCGAGCACGCGCCGGGCGACAAGCGCGGACAGTATGGAATGTTCACCCCACTTGGAGCCGGCGTGGGCCTCGTCGTTGCCAACCTGGTCATGCTGGCCGTCAACTTCGCTATCGGAGAGACCAGCCCCGCGTTTATGAGCTGGGGTTGGCGGGTGCCGTTTCTGTTCAGCGCGGTGTTGGTTCTGGTAGCCCTGTATGTGCGCCTGAACATCACCGAGACACCGGTTTTCGCCCTGCACAAGCTGAATCAGCAGGCGGATACAACCGCGCCCAGCGCCCCCATCGCCGCGCTTCTCCGGGCACAGCCTCGACAGGTCGTGCTCGCAGCTGGTTGCGTAACCGGACTATTCACGCTGAGCTTCATGGCGGGGACCTATCTGATGAATTACGCCCGCACCCAACTCGGCTATTCGAGGGACCTGATCCTGTTTGTTGGCGTGTTCGGCGGGTTGTCGATGATCGCGCTTGTTGTGCCGGCGGCAGTCTGGTCTGACCGTTTTGGCCGACGACGCGTCATGCTGTGCGGTTTTGTTGTTGGCGTGCCCTGGGCGTTCGCGATGATGCCGTTGATGGATACCGGTGACTCGGTGCTGTTCGCTGTCGCTATCACCGTGACGTATGGGATCGTGGGTGTGGTGAATGGGCCGCTGGCCTCGTTTATCCCGGAAACTTTCGCCACCCGCTACCGGTTCACCGGTGCGGGACTCACATTTAACGCTGGTGGGATTGTCGGCGGCGCGGCGCCGCCGATAGTTGCCGGTGCACTCGCGACAACTGTTGGGGGGTGGGCCATTGGGTTGATGATGGCCATCCTGATACTCACCAGCCTCGGCTGTACGGTTCTGCTGCCGGAGACAAGGGGCAGCGCGTTGATGGACGGCCAAGCACTGATGACGCCGTAG
- a CDS encoding phosphotransferase family protein: MSEQGLGNGPLDDVSAVTGGTQNIMLRFTRSGRSYVLRRGPRHLRPHSNSVMLRETRVLAALAGTDVPHPRLIASCDDPGVLGDAVFYLMEPVDGFNAGEGLPPSHAGDPGVRFQMGLSMADALAKLGAVDHVAVGLADFGKPDGFLERQVPRWLAELRSYQRYENYPGPQIPGVERVASWLARHRPATWTPGIMHGDYHAANVMFSRTGPEVVAIVDWEMCTIGDPLLDLGWLLATWRQPDGSSVFGHALSGLDGLASTDELLQRYAGNTARDLSHIGWYTVLACFKLGIVIEGTLARACAGQAEKEVGDQLHAATVHLFERALSLIATQS, translated from the coding sequence ATGTCCGAGCAGGGTCTGGGCAATGGTCCGTTGGACGACGTTTCCGCGGTCACCGGTGGAACGCAGAACATCATGCTGCGGTTCACCAGGTCCGGCCGATCCTATGTGCTGCGTCGCGGACCGCGCCACCTTCGTCCACACAGCAACTCCGTGATGCTGCGGGAAACGCGGGTGCTGGCCGCGCTGGCCGGCACCGATGTGCCCCACCCCCGCCTGATCGCCAGCTGCGACGACCCCGGCGTGCTCGGTGATGCCGTGTTCTACCTGATGGAGCCCGTCGACGGATTCAACGCCGGCGAAGGCCTACCGCCATCGCACGCGGGTGATCCCGGAGTGCGGTTCCAGATGGGGCTGTCGATGGCCGACGCCCTGGCGAAGCTTGGCGCGGTAGACCACGTCGCCGTCGGGCTGGCCGACTTCGGCAAACCGGACGGTTTTCTGGAACGGCAGGTGCCGCGCTGGCTTGCGGAACTGCGGTCCTATCAAAGATATGAGAACTACCCGGGGCCGCAGATCCCGGGCGTCGAGCGGGTGGCCAGCTGGCTGGCGCGGCATCGACCGGCGACGTGGACGCCCGGCATCATGCACGGCGACTACCACGCCGCCAACGTGATGTTCTCCCGCACCGGGCCGGAGGTCGTCGCCATCGTCGACTGGGAGATGTGCACGATCGGTGACCCGCTGCTGGATCTGGGCTGGTTGCTGGCCACCTGGCGCCAGCCGGACGGGTCCAGTGTGTTCGGCCACGCCCTTAGCGGGCTGGACGGGTTGGCCAGCACCGACGAGCTGTTACAGCGGTACGCCGGCAACACCGCCCGCGACCTGTCGCACATCGGCTGGTATACCGTGCTGGCTTGCTTCAAGCTCGGCATCGTGATCGAGGGGACGTTGGCGCGCGCCTGCGCGGGCCAGGCCGAAAAGGAGGTTGGTGACCAGCTTCATGCGGCCACGGTGCACCTGTTCGAACGGGCGCTGTCGCTTATCGCGACGCAGTCCTAA